Proteins encoded together in one Vigna angularis cultivar LongXiaoDou No.4 chromosome 5, ASM1680809v1, whole genome shotgun sequence window:
- the LOC108339207 gene encoding uncharacterized protein LOC108339207 has protein sequence MTTRSIEMQRRHAKEIAMLRAERGRAERSAQHSESTADRGNNQHNDNAGSRNQQPSRHTDPNDRGRRESSPLRTDRPSSLLPFTAIIMQTPMPEKNPPMLDKYDGSTDPDNHLRIFTNAMMFYTDSDPVMCRAFSLSLKDEALEWYNTLPPNTVDCFATVENLFKRQYASNRNQEVTPAELVNTKQEKGETLKAFMKRYMETARRVKEVSQSFIITNLPSCLRPGYFAEKLYARPPKTMEELQERIAEFIRMEDMRISQRKRQQEAEATEGRKDGKRPFNNNGKARESPRTFKFHHYTTLNAPRAKVLEEALNTELLTLQTKPSPRYADERKSCHFHQNRGHTTEECITLKNEIERLIWAGHLRKYIQEKRRSPERTYRNNARGRDYSHSPTRHRERLVRGVIN, from the coding sequence ATGACCACGAGGAGCATAGAGATGCAACGAAGGCACGCAAAAGAAATTGCAATGTTGAGAGCAGAGCGAGGTCGTGCCGAACGGTCCGCACAACACTCGGAGTCCACAGCCGATCGGGGTAACAACCAACACAATGATAATGCTGGAAGTCGTAATCAGCAGCCATCTCGGCATACTGACCCGAACGATCGGGGAAGAAGGGAGTCATCCCCCTTACGAACCGATCGGCCCTCCAGTCTGCTCCCTTTCACTGCGATCATCATGCAAACTCCAATGCCAGAGAAGAACCCTCCTATGTTGGATAAGTATGATGGATCGACAGATCCCGACAATCATCTCAGGATTTTCACCAATGCAATGATGTTCTACACGGACAGTGATCCGGTTATGTGCAGAGCCTTCTCCTTATCACTCAAGGACGAAGCATTGGAGTGGTATAACACTCTTCCCCCAAacacagtggattgcttcgccACTGTGGAAAACCTTTTTAAAAGGCAATACGCCTCCAATCGTAATCAGGAAGTAACGCCAGCGGAATTGGTAAATACTAAACAGGAAAAGggagaaactttgaaggcctttatgaaaaggtatatGGAAACTGCACGACGAGTTAAAGAGGTAAGTCAATCTTTTATCATCACCAATTTGCCTTCATGTCTAAGACCAGGGTATTTTGCTGAGAAATTATATGCACGACCGCCAAAAACTATGGAGGAGCTCCAAGAACGAATAGCAGAATTCATCCGCATGGAGGATATGCGAATTTCACAAAGAAAGCGACAACAAGAAGCTGAGGCAACCGAAGGTAGAAAGGACGGTAAAAGACCGTTCAACAATAATGGTAAAGCTAGGGAATCTCCCCGAACGTTTAAGTTTCATCACTATACAACCCTCAACGCACCTAGGGCAAAAGTTCTTGAAGAAGCTCTAAACACTGAACTTCTCACACTCCAAACGAAACCATCTCCAAGATATGCAGATGAAAGGAAGAGCTGTCATTTCCATCAGAATCGTGGGCATACTACAGAAGAATGCATTACGCTGAAAAACGAAATAGAACGTCTCATTTGGGCAGGACATCTCCGTAAGTACATAcaggaaaaaagaagaagtccCGAACGAACGTATCGGAATAACGCACGGGGGCGCGACTATAGTCACAGTCCTACTCGACATCGTGAACGATTGGTTCGCGGAGTTATAAACTGA
- the LOC108338952 gene encoding zinc finger CCCH domain-containing protein 25, producing the protein MNPLTLVKRTQNINAREATLGIGEQASWHAKYKDSAYVFVGGIPFDLTEGDLLAVFAQYGEVVDVNLVRDKGTGKSKGFAFLAYEDQRSTNLAVDNLNGAQIMGRIIRVDHVDKYKKKEEEDEETERQKREARGVCRAFQRGDCTRGASCKFSHDEQRAANTGWGQKEDNPKWGHDKFEGPKKERGFGTNQPNHNSETRDRDSRSKARSNDAAFENQPKRSDREERSRRWRDDDDTYKGRENNNRREEKGSRRYGDDEFEHNSREERYRREEKKSRKDDYDDIPEQTDHRRREDKRSIKPDDGKYELKLRDSDIREDKGPRRKDEDDFVSKAREPHSNREDRRSRKHSEDESAPRSREDYDRKQDNRFYRSDSDRPESKVRHDFERREEKRSRR; encoded by the exons ATGAACCCTTTAACACTGGTGAAGCGCACTCAGAATATCAACGCCAGAGAAGCTACACTCGGAATTGGCGAACAAGCTTCGTGGCACGCCAAGTACAAAGATTCCGCTTACGTATTCGTCGGTGGCATTCCCTTCGATCTCACCGAGGGTGACCTGCTCGCCGTTTTTGCTCA ATATGGGGAGGTTGTTGATGTTAATCTCGTTAGAGACAAGGGCACCGGAAAATCAAAGGGTTTTGCGTTTCTTGCGTATGAGGATCAAAGGAGCACAAATCTTGCTGTGG ATAATTTAAATGGGGCTCAGATTATGGGTAGAATTATTAGGGTGGACCATGTTGACAAGTACaagaagaaagaggaagaagacgaGGAGACAGAGCGGCAGAAGAGGGAGGCACGGGGCGTTTGTCGTGCGTTTCAAAGGGGTGATTGTACTCGTGGAGCTAGCTGCAAGTTTTCTCATGATGAGCAA AGAGCTGCAAATACAGGTTGGGGTCAGAAAGAAGACAATCCAAAATGGGGTCACGACAAATTTGAGGGTCCCAAAAAAGAGAGGGGATTTGGCACCAATCAACCAAATCATAATTCAGAAACTAGAGACAGAGATTCACGTTCTAAAGCCCGTTCCAATGATGCTGCATTCGAGAACCAACCTAAGAGAAGTGATAGAGAAGAGAGGTCAAGGCGGTGGCGTGATGATGATGATACATATAAGGGAAgggaaaataataatagaagagaagagaaaggatCAAGAAGGTATGGAGATGATGAATTTGAACATAATTCGAGAGAAGAGCGATAtaggagagaagaaaagaaatcaagAAAGGATGATTACGATGATATTCCTGAGCAAACAGATCATCGTAGAAGGGAAGACAAGAGGTCAATAAAGCCAGATGATGGTAAGTATGAACTCAAGTTGAGAGATTCAGACATAAGGGAAGATAAAGGACCCCGGAGGAAGGATGAGGATGATTTTGTAAGCAAGGCAAGAGAACCTCATAGTAACAGGGAAGACAGAAGATCTCGAAAACACAGTGAAGATGAATCTGCACCAAGGTCAAGAGAAGATTATGATAGGAAGCAAGATAACAGGTTTTATAGAAGTGATAGTGATAGACCAGAGTCAAAAGTAAGACATGATTTTGAGAGGAGGGAAGAGAAAAGGTCAAGAAGGTAA
- the LOC108339208 gene encoding UDP-glycosyltransferase 71K2-like translates to MDVRHSRLHPTTGVGRAIRPKKLSPKFIGPYEILRKIGPVAYELSLPPQLSNLHPVFHVSQLRKYVSDPSHILELEDIRLRQDRTLEMQPSISFNTHVSYLNQIKYVACSGVIKVESQSYSKLYSLSTEMTNNAELIFIPSPGIGHLTSSLEFAQLLINRDNHLSVTILCIKIPLTPFADSYIKSALASQPQIKLIDLPLGELPPRELIFKSPEHYICTFIESLKPHVKATLENILSSYPRSESQPVVRLVLDFFCLSMIDVGNELGIPSYMFMTSNVAFSAFILSLLNRGIEDVFNVSEPDLLIRGFPDPVPLSVFPDAAFNKDGGYAAYYKLAQRFLDTEGIIVNSFSDLEKYAIDALSDGQSQVPPIYTVGPLIDLKGQPNPNLDQAQHDKILKWLDEQPPSSVVFLCFGSMGRFAPSQSREIAVALQGSGVRFLWAMNSPPTADNVDRTLPESFLEWMEGRGMICGWAPQVEVLAHKAIVGFVSHCGWNSILESLWFGVPILTWPIYAEQQLNAFWMERQYGLAVELRLDYRSSSDLVTAKEIEEGLKKLMDKDSMVHKNVLAMKEKARKVVLTSGSSFIAVGKLIDYILGRN, encoded by the exons ATGGACGTTCGtcattccag ACTGCATCCGACCACGGGAGTTGGGAGAGCCATTCGACCCAAGAAGTTGTCTCCCAAATTCATCGGACCTTATGAGATCTTGAGGAAGATCGGGCCAGTTGCGTACGAGTTATCTTTGCCGCCTCAGTTATCAAACTTGCATCCAGTCTTCCACGTTTCTCAACTTCGGAAGTACGTATCCGACCCTTCTCACATATTAGAGTTAGAAGATATTCGTCTTCGTCAAGATCGTACATTGGAGATGCAGCCG TCTATTTCATTTAATACACATGTATCTTATCTTAACCAAATTAAATATGTAGCTTGTAGTGGTGTGATAAAAGTTGAAAGCCAATCCTATTCCAAACTCTATTCTCTCAGCACTGAGATGACGAACAACGCGGAGCTGATCTTCATTCCCTCACCAGGGATTGGCCACTTGACTTCATCCCTTGAATTTGCTCAGCTTCTAATCAACCGTGACAACCATCTTTCAGTCACCATTCTCTGCATCAAAATCCCTTTAACTCCATTTGCAGACTCTTACATCAAATCAGCTTTAGCCTCACAACCTCAGATCAAACTCATTGATCTCCCTCTTGGAGAACTTCCTCCACGGGAGTTAATTTTCAAGTCTCCTGAACACTACATATGTACCTTCATCGAGAGCCTGAAACCCCATGTCAAAGCCACCTTGGAAAACATCTTATCGTCCTATCCTAGGTCTGAATCACAACCAGTTGTTAGGTTGGTCCTAGATTTCTTTTGTCTGTCCATGATTGATGTGGGGAATGAACTTGGCATCCCCTCTTACATGTTCATGACTTCAAATGTTGCATTTTCAGCTTTTATTCTTTCCCTTCTGAATCGTGGGATAGAGGATGTGTTCAATGTCTCTGAGCCTGACTTGTTGATTCGGGGTTTCCCAGATCCAGTTCCTCTAAGTGTTTTTCCTGATGCTGCTTTTAACAAAGATGGTGGATATGCTGCATATTACAAGCTTGCTCAGAGGTTCTTGGACACCGAAGGAATCATTGTTAATTCCTTCTCAGATTTGGAGAAGTATGCTATCGATGCATTATCCGATGGTCAAAGTCAAGTACCTCCAATCTATACTGTTGGTCCTTTGATTGATCTCAAGGGTCAGCCAAACCCAAATTTAGATCAAGCCCAGCATGACAAAATATTGAAGTGGCTAGATGAGCAACCACCTTCCTCTGTGGTGTTTCTTTGCTTTGGGAGCATGGGACGGTTTGCTCCATCTCAATCAAGAGAAATAGCAGTAGCACTGCAGGGTAGTGGAGTTAGGTTCTTATGGGCTATGAATTCTCCACCAACTGCAGATAATGTAGACAGAACCTTACCAGAAAGTTTCTTAGAATGGATGGAGGGTAGGGGAATGATATGTGGATGGGCACCCCAGGTGGAGGTCCTGGCCCACAAAGCCATTGTTGGCTTTGTTTCTCATTGTGGGTGGAACTCTATTTTGGAAAGCCTGTGGTTTGGGGTACCAATATTGACATGGCCTATCTATGCAGAACAACAGTTGAATGCATTTTGGATGGAGAGGCAATATGGATTAGCAGTGGAGTTGAGACTGGACTATAGAAGTAGCAGTGATCTTGTAACGGCAAAGGAGATAGAGGAAGGGCTGAAAAAATTAATGGACAAAGATAGCATGGTACACAAGAACGTGCTAGCGATGAAAGAGAAGGCCAGGAAAGTTGTCCTTACCAGTGGTTCTTCTTTCATTGCTGTTGGAAAactaattgattatatattggGAAGGAACTGA
- the LOC128193330 gene encoding pentatricopeptide repeat-containing protein At2g22410, mitochondrial-like: MFILFANKLRFRYPLKIPLLGLLCCVHTRSLCPYVKPINWNTSHSFVRNNPLLSLLERCQSLLQLKQIQAQMILTGFINDSFAASRLVTFCALSESQALEYCTKILYWITEPNVFSWNVTIRGFVESGDLEGAVLLYKRILQSGVTKPDNHTYPFLLKACSFPSMNCVGYTVLGHVLKFGFEFDIFVHNASITMLLSYGELEAAYDVFNNGCVRDLVTWNAMITGCVRRGLANEAKKLYQEMVGEKVKPNEITMIGIISSCSQLQDLNLGRKFHLYVTEHGIELTIPLSNALMDMYVKCGDLLAARLLFDKMAHKTIVSWTTMVLGYARFGFLDVARELLYKIPEKSVVPWNAIISGCVQAKNSKEALALFHEMQIKKIKPDKVTMVNCLSACSQLGALDVGIWIHHYTKRHSISLDVALGTALVDMYAKCGNIAKALQVFQEVPQKNCLTWTAIICGLALHGNAWDAISYFSEMIRSGLRPDEITFLGVLSACCHGGLVEEGRKYFSQMSFNFNITPQLKHYSCMVDLLGRAGHLEEAEELIRNMTIAADAAVWGALFFACRVHGNVLIGERAALKLLEMDPQDSGIYVLLVTMYSEAKMWKEARNARNIMKKRGVEKIPGCSSIEINGIVHEFVAKDVLHPQIMLHCEIRM, from the coding sequence ATGTTTATCCTGTTTGCCAACAAACTGAGATTCAGATACCCTTTAAAAATCCCACTTTTAGGTCTCCTTTGTTGTGTACACACTCGTTCCTTGTGTCCTTATGTGAAACCCATCAATTGGAACACCTCCCACAGCTTCGTTCGAAACAaccctctcctttctctcttagAAAGGTGTCAGTCCTTGCTCCAGTTGAAGCAAATCCAGGCCCAGATGATCCTGACTGGCTTCATTAACGACAGCTTTGCCGCAAGTCGTCTTGTTACATTCTGTGCTTTATCTGAATCGCAGGCCCTTGAGTATTGTACCAAGATCTTGTATTGGATCACAGAACCAAATGTATTTTCTTGGAATGTGACAATTAGGGGATTTGTGGAAAGTGGGGACTTAGAAGGAGCTGTTTTGTTGTACAAGAGAATTTTGCAATCTGGTGTTACGAAACCAGATAATCATACTTATCCTTTCTTGCTCAAGGCTTGCTCTTTCCCATCTATGAATTGTGTTGGTTATACAGTACTTGGACATGTGTTGAAGTTTGGATTTGAATTTGATATATTTGTGCACAATGCATCAATAACTATGTTACTCTCGTATGGAGAGTTGGAGGCAGCGTATGATGTGTTCAACAATGGTTGTGTGAGAGACTTGGTAACATGGAATGCCATGATTACGGGATGTGTTAGAAGAGGGCTAGCTAATGAGGCTAAAAAACTCTATCAGGAAATGGTGGGAGAGAAAGTGAAACCAAATGAGATTACGATGATTGGGATTATTTCTTCTTGTTCTCAACTGCAGGATTTGAATCTCGGTAGAAAATTTCATCTTTATGTCACAGAACATGGCATTGAGTTGACAATCCCACTCAGTAATGCACTTATGGACATGTATGTCAAGTGTGGAGACCTGTTGGCTGCACGACTTCTATTTGATAAAATGGCACACAAGACCATTGTTTCATGGACGACAATGGTTTTGGGGTATGCTAGATTTGGTTTTCTGGATGTCGCTCGGGAGCTTTTGTATAAAATTCCAGAAAAGAGTGTTGTGCCTTGGAATGCAATCATCAGTGGCTGTGTCCAAGCTAAGAATAGTAAAGAGGCCCTGGCTCTGTTCCATGAAATGCAAATTAAGAAAATCAAACCTGATAAAGTTACCATGGTTAACTGTTTGTCTGCATGCTCACAACTAGGAGCACTTGACGTAGGAATATGGATTCACCATTATACTAAAAGGCATAGTATTTCTCTCGATGTTGCATTGGGAACTGCACTAGTTGACATGTATGCTAAGTGTGGAAATATTGCAAAGGCTCTCCAGGTTTTCCAAGAGGTTcctcaaaaaaattgtttgaccTGGACAGCCATTATTTGTGGTTTAGCACTTCATGGGAATGCCTGGGATGCTATATCCTATTTCTCAGAAATGATCCGTAGTGGCTTAAGACCTGATGAGATCACTTTTCTTGGTGTCTTATCAGCTTGTTGTCATGGAGGTTTAGTTGAAGAAGGCCGAAAATACTTTTCCCAAATGAGCTTTAACTTTAATATAACTCCTCAGCTTAAACACTACTCGTGCATGGTGGATCTTTTAGGAAGGGCTGGTCATTTGGAGGAAGCAGAAGAGCTTATTAGAAATATGACAATAGCAGCAGATGCTGCTGTGTGGGGTGCTTTATTCTTTGCATGTCGTGTTCATGGTAATGTTTTAATAGGAGAGAGGGCAGCTTTGAAACTTCTTGAGATGGATCCTCAAGATAGTGGTATTTATGTTTTGCTTGTTACTATGTACAGTGAGGCAAAAATGTGGAAGGAGGCAAGGAACGCAAGAAATATAATGAAGAAGAGAGGAGTAGAAAAGATTCCTGGTTGCAGCTCAATTGAAATCAATGGCATTGTGCACGAGTTTGTGGCAAAGGATGTGTTACATCCACAGATCATGCTCCATTGTGAAATTCGGATGTGA
- the LOC108339682 gene encoding MLP-like protein 43, giving the protein MTLFGKIITEIGVHATAEKWFNLFATQLHQVQNLTDRVHGTRLHQGEDWHHNDSIKHWTYVIDGKVTRCHESIESVDEEKKRITYKIFGEDIEPSFKVFKVIFEAIDKENDGGIVKWTIEYERLGEEVDPPFGYLEYLHKCTRDIDVHLLKA; this is encoded by the exons ATGACACTTTTTGGGAAAATCATCACTGAAATTGGGGTTCATGCAACTGCTGAAAAGTGGTTCAACCTCTTCGCAACGCAACTGCATCAGGTTCAAAACCTAACTGATAGAGTTCATGGAACCAGGCTGCACCAAGGTGAAGATTGGCATCACAATGACTCCATCAAGCACTGGACTTATGTCATAG ATGGTAAGGTTACAAGATGCCATGAGAGTATTGAATCCGTtgatgaagagaagaaaagaatcaCGTACAAGATATTCGGTGAAGACATCGAGCCGAGCTTTAAGGTTTTCAAGGTGATATTTGAAGCAATTGATAAGGAGAATGATGGTGGTATCGTAAAATGGACCATTGAATATGAAAGGCTTGGTGAAGAAGTTGATCCTCCTTTTGGCTACCTGGAGTACCTGCACAAATGCACCAGAGACATCGATGTTCACCTCCTGAAGGCATAG